Proteins encoded in a region of the Sulfurospirillum arsenophilum NBRC 109478 genome:
- the thiM gene encoding hydroxyethylthiazole kinase — protein MQEQLKEVFEALQNKRALIHHITNYVTVNDCANVVLAIGASPIMADEISEVEEMVSICNALVLNIGTSNERTIASMLKAGKTANAKGIPVVLDPVGVGATTFRRQSVEKLMEAISFSVIRGNMAEIKTIAGLEAKSAGVDSLEEESDGAKIAFTLAKKLGCVIAITGKIDIVSDGMSTYALENGNVALTKLTGTGCMSTSLIGSFLGASNNSLASAIAGILTMSIAGEVADKSKGMDTFHTSLLDAISQMDAKCIINKAKIGFIK, from the coding sequence ATGCAAGAGCAATTAAAAGAGGTATTTGAAGCTTTACAAAACAAGCGCGCTTTAATCCATCACATTACCAATTATGTCACGGTCAATGACTGCGCCAATGTTGTTTTAGCCATTGGTGCTTCCCCGATTATGGCAGATGAGATCAGCGAAGTTGAAGAGATGGTCAGCATTTGCAATGCGCTGGTGCTTAACATCGGAACATCCAATGAGCGAACCATTGCTTCGATGCTCAAAGCTGGTAAGACAGCAAACGCCAAAGGCATTCCTGTAGTGCTTGACCCCGTTGGTGTGGGTGCAACAACGTTTCGCCGCCAAAGTGTTGAAAAGCTGATGGAGGCGATCTCTTTTAGCGTTATCAGAGGCAATATGGCTGAGATCAAAACCATTGCAGGGCTTGAAGCGAAAAGTGCAGGGGTTGACTCCTTGGAAGAGGAGAGCGATGGCGCTAAAATCGCTTTTACTCTAGCGAAGAAATTGGGTTGTGTGATCGCGATTACGGGTAAAATTGACATCGTATCGGATGGCATGAGCACGTATGCCCTTGAAAATGGCAATGTAGCTCTCACTAAGCTGACTGGAACAGGGTGCATGAGCACCTCACTCATTGGTAGTTTTTTAGGTGCTTCAAACAATTCCCTTGCAAGTGCAATAGCTGGTATTTTAACTATGTCTATTGCGGGTGAAGTAGCGGATAAAAGCAAAGGAATGGACACCTTTCACACGTCACTGCTCGATGCAATAAGCCAAATGGATGCGAAGTGTATAATCAACAAAGCCAAGATAGGCTTCATTAAATAA
- the thiD gene encoding bifunctional hydroxymethylpyrimidine kinase/phosphomethylpyrimidine kinase has translation MKHCLTIAGSDSCGGAGIQADLKAFSANGTYGMSVITAITAQNTQGVFDVQDINPSVIEHQIEAIFDDIRVDAVKIGMVSRPETIEIIASTLKKYSLPPLVIDPVMISKSGYDLLQPEAKKALIEILLPMATLITPNLPEAEVIVGYKIDTIELMQKAALDLHKLGCKYVLVKGGHLENDATDVLYDGKAFHLLHSKRLETINTHGTGCTLSSAIAANLAKGISVKAAVEEAKAYITEAITHGFKLGHGVGPVHHFYALYKKAGIES, from the coding sequence ATGAAACATTGTTTAACCATAGCAGGCTCAGACAGCTGTGGCGGAGCGGGCATCCAAGCCGATCTTAAAGCCTTTAGTGCCAATGGAACGTATGGCATGAGCGTTATCACCGCGATTACGGCGCAAAATACCCAAGGTGTTTTTGATGTACAAGACATTAATCCCTCTGTGATAGAACATCAAATCGAAGCGATTTTTGACGACATTCGTGTGGATGCTGTAAAAATTGGTATGGTTTCTCGTCCTGAAACGATAGAAATTATCGCTTCGACGCTTAAAAAATACTCTTTACCACCTCTTGTCATTGACCCTGTGATGATCTCTAAAAGTGGGTATGACCTTTTACAACCCGAAGCCAAAAAGGCGCTTATCGAAATTCTTTTGCCGATGGCTACGCTTATCACTCCCAATCTTCCCGAAGCAGAAGTAATCGTAGGCTATAAAATTGATACGATTGAATTGATGCAAAAAGCTGCCCTTGATCTGCATAAATTGGGTTGTAAGTATGTGCTGGTTAAAGGAGGGCATTTGGAAAATGATGCCACCGACGTGCTTTACGATGGCAAAGCGTTTCATCTTTTACACTCCAAACGTTTAGAGACGATTAACACGCATGGTACGGGTTGTACGCTCTCATCTGCCATTGCTGCAAACCTAGCAAAGGGAATAAGCGTAAAGGCGGCAGTTGAGGAAGCCAAAGCGTATATCACCGAAGCGATTACGCATGGATTTAAACTAGGCCATGGCGTAGGGCCAGTGCACCATTTTTACGCACTTTACAAAAAAGCAGGGATTGAGTCATGA
- a CDS encoding ferritin-like domain-containing protein yields MARVGNSIIKGIEVQEIITTLNRAYADEWLAYYQYFIEAKVVKGLMKDAAIAELVQHAADELRHATMIADRIIQLGGAPLLHPADWLKQSNCGYDAPNDFDVVAILNDSIKGEQCAIATYSSIVDLTRNKDIVTYDIVSQILADEVMHEEDLQNLHDDITEFISDLKKSMK; encoded by the coding sequence ATGGCAAGAGTCGGAAATTCTATTATTAAAGGTATTGAGGTTCAAGAGATCATTACAACACTAAATCGTGCGTATGCCGATGAGTGGTTAGCGTACTATCAGTATTTCATTGAAGCAAAAGTCGTTAAAGGATTGATGAAAGATGCGGCGATTGCTGAGCTTGTTCAACATGCAGCCGATGAATTGCGACATGCCACGATGATAGCCGATCGTATCATCCAATTGGGCGGTGCTCCACTTCTCCATCCAGCAGATTGGCTCAAACAGAGCAACTGTGGTTACGATGCTCCCAATGATTTTGATGTCGTTGCCATTTTAAATGACTCCATCAAAGGTGAGCAGTGCGCGATTGCGACTTACTCAAGCATTGTTGATCTTACACGCAATAAAGACATCGTTACCTACGATATCGTGTCGCAGATTTTGGCGGATGAAGTTATGCACGAAGAAGACCTTCAAAACTTGCACGATGATATTACTGAATTTATCAGTGATCTTAAAAAATCGATGAAGTAA
- the cytX gene encoding putative hydroxymethylpyrimidine transporter CytX, producing the protein MMEEKTSLSGFGLFALWFGAAVSMAEIFTGGLLAPLGFSEGLKAILLGHLIGGLILILGGYIGAKSKLPSIMSTRISFGRYGSYLFSLLNVLQLIGWTAVMIISGGRAANELGISLFGFDSINTWAIAIGIFIGLWIWLGKVGFQKLNVVAVVLLFALTLVLCGVVFQEGSILHVKPTDEMSFGAALELSIIMPLSWLPLISDYTRFSKSKKGGLIGSFTGYFIGSSLMYAIGLAIALYAQDASVGTMMMALHLGFAALGIVLLSTITTTFLDAYSAGVTFTNIFPQMSERKIALVMAVLGLLVALFTPIEQYENFLYAIGSVFGPLFAIVLSDYFIFKKVQIEPTLALHVGSLIVWAMGVVLYYQFITLDLPLGSTLPTMLATSIIFIITKKVMTSWTCKSN; encoded by the coding sequence ATGATGGAAGAAAAAACAAGTTTAAGTGGTTTTGGATTGTTCGCACTCTGGTTTGGTGCGGCAGTCTCGATGGCAGAGATTTTTACAGGTGGTCTTTTAGCGCCACTTGGATTTAGTGAAGGCTTAAAAGCAATTCTTTTAGGACATCTTATCGGCGGTCTGATTTTGATTTTGGGCGGTTACATCGGAGCCAAAAGCAAGCTTCCCTCCATCATGTCCACGCGCATCTCATTTGGGCGTTATGGCTCATACCTTTTTTCACTTCTCAATGTACTTCAACTCATCGGCTGGACAGCGGTGATGATCATTTCAGGTGGGCGTGCTGCCAATGAGCTAGGCATTAGCTTGTTTGGATTTGATAGCATTAATACGTGGGCGATTGCGATTGGCATTTTTATAGGGCTTTGGATTTGGCTTGGAAAAGTGGGGTTTCAAAAACTCAATGTTGTAGCGGTTGTTCTTCTTTTTGCACTGACACTGGTGTTGTGTGGCGTTGTGTTTCAAGAGGGAAGCATTTTACATGTAAAGCCAACTGATGAGATGAGTTTTGGCGCTGCTTTAGAGCTTAGCATCATTATGCCGCTTTCGTGGTTGCCGTTGATTTCGGACTATACACGCTTTTCAAAGAGTAAAAAAGGTGGACTTATCGGCAGTTTTACGGGCTATTTTATCGGTAGTTCACTCATGTATGCCATTGGTCTAGCCATAGCACTTTATGCACAAGACGCCAGTGTGGGAACGATGATGATGGCATTGCATTTAGGTTTTGCCGCTCTTGGCATCGTACTTCTCTCCACCATTACGACGACATTTCTAGATGCTTACTCCGCAGGTGTCACTTTTACCAATATCTTCCCCCAAATGAGCGAGCGCAAGATTGCACTTGTGATGGCCGTTCTTGGTCTTTTGGTCGCACTGTTTACGCCTATAGAACAGTATGAGAATTTTCTGTATGCGATAGGTTCTGTTTTTGGGCCACTGTTTGCGATTGTGCTCAGTGATTATTTTATCTTTAAAAAAGTACAGATTGAGCCTACTTTAGCTTTACATGTAGGATCACTCATTGTTTGGGCTATGGGTGTGGTGCTTTATTATCAGTTCATAACGCTTGATTTACCTTTGGGCTCAACCCTTCCAACGATGCTTGCAACGAGCATCATTTTTATCATCACTAAAAAGGTTATGACATCATGGACATGCAAGAGCAATTAA